The Rosa rugosa chromosome 3, drRosRugo1.1, whole genome shotgun sequence sequence AATCTCCAGAGAAACCTCCACCTCCTCTCCGCCGAACAGGTACACACACTGATGTGGATTTTTTGCGTTTGAATTTCGATTTGTGTTTGTGAAAATTATGGTTTTGATTGGATATATGCGGTCAGGTGGAGCTGGCGAAGGTGCTGGTGGAGATGGGGCAGACTCATCTGTTCGAGCATTGGGCCGAGCCGGGCGTCGACGATGACGACGAAAAGAAAGCCTTTTTTGATCAGGTTCGGCCTCTCTAGATTTTGCTTTTTTGGTGCGAACAAGTGGAGGCTTTGGATCTAACCtgatagtttttttttggtgtttgtTTTGATGGAGTTGAACTTTCATTTTAGTTGAATAGAATAGGAATCCACATAGAACAATGCATCTGTCAAAGTAAACACCAACTTTTACTAGTACTCTATTGTTGTGGATTTATTGCAGTTATGATTGGTAGAACACAAAGATACTAATAACAGTAACATTTAGACCCAATTTAAGTTTTGACATTTACGGGGGgcagttttcttttcttgtatGAAAGAAAGTAACAAGTTAAAGAGCCATACATTTGTTCATAATTCAAACATATTAGGgtcaaacattttttttttttttacttttttgacCATAGCGTCTTGAAACCTAGTAAGTGTGAGTTCATTTCAGTTCTGTAAAACATCTCTCTTAATGCAATTATAAACGACATCCATGCTAGATAACAGCACTGTCTTTAAAGGGGCGTGTTTCTagaaaatattttcacacattGGGTTTGTTAggcattgtttttttttgctATGCAATCTTCTTCTGATTGAAAATTCATTGCAGGTGAGTCGGCTCAATTCAAGCTATCCAGGGGGTTTGGCATCATATATCAAAACTGCTAGAGAACTGTTAGCGGATTCAAAAGCCGGAAAGAATCCATTTGATGGCTTTACTCCTTCCGTAAGTCGATAAAGGCCTCATATGTAAAATTATATCAATTATATGTGCTTTAAAGCTAGCTTTACACCTGCACATCTTTTGCGTGTGTTCGCATTGGATCATGTTGATATTTTTGGGATAAAATCATCCGTACCCATGATTTCATTTATTCAATAACTTACCATAGGCTGACTTATCCACTATTCAATCAAAGCAGTAATGGAGGACAACAATGCAACATTTCTGTTTCATGTTCCCTGAGAATGAAACTTGATGGTTTAGCAATCACTTTTCAGGTTCCAACAGGTGAAACCTTGACTTTTGGTGATGATAGCTTTATGAGTTTTGAGGAGACTGGTGTCAAAGAAGTTCGGAAAGCTGCATTTGTTCTTGTTGCTGGAGGACTTGGGGAACGTCTGGGATACAACGGAATTAAGGTTTATAATCTACTGACTATTTCAATACTTAGTTTTCCCCATGAATATCCATGTTTTCTTGTGCATGTCATCAATCAAGAGAACTTGATATACTCGTTATGCTAATTATATCTGATAGGAGTGACGACTTTGTCTGTCCTATCTTAATTGGCTTACTTCATTCTTATCTCCTTTCTGTAGCTCCAAGTTTTTTCTTCTTGACTTGCATGTTTTGATTCTTTTCCATCTAGCATCTTCCTTCTGAACCAAATGTCTTGTTAGTCAAGAAGACTGAACCCCTGGATTCATTGAACATGGTCAGATTAGGTTTCTGAATCATTTGCTTGTTGGTGCTGGATTAAGCTGTCCGgcgatgctttttttttttttttttctgtcatcAATTTCTTCTTTTGTATTCTTGAGGTGTGCTATGTTCTCATATGGACATGTTTGTTGATCATATATTCCCCGAAGACTGTAGGTCTTGGTCAAACTTGTACACAATTTCCATGATTATATCAGGTATCTGTCTGATAAGTAGCTTGCAATGGGTCTATTCCTGGAGTGAAATAGATGCCAGTGGCTTTATGTGAAAAATTTTACATATCAATAGGGCTGATATGGATTAAAAGTGGTCCCAACATATTTTTTATTATCATTTTACATTTTGCAGGTTGCTCTTCCCAGAGAGACGACCACAGGAGCGTGTTTTTTACAACATTATATCGAGACAATATTGGCTCTTCAAGATGCTAGCTGTCAACTCGCAGAAGGTTTGTCACTAGCTCAGTGTCACATAATATGTGGTTAGAGATTGTAGGATCTACCTTAGAAATATTTCCCCATTTCTACTTTATAGCACATTATGAATCTGAACTACAAGATAGTTAGAATCCAATGTCCACCCAGAACTGGTATGGAGCAGCATTCTGGGTCAGGTGATAGCTCTGGTTTTGACCTATAAAATTCCATTTCTGTTTGCTTCATATATTGGGAAATTTACTACATTTGATAAGTACTTCTAAATACTAGATAATCTCAGAAAAATAGATAAAGATTAGATGTTAGAAAGATACTTATATCATGAGACATGATAAGATGCCACTTGGCAGAGAAGCAAACACGGTgctgtttgttttctttttcctgaTATGATGTAAGGAATGAGAAAAAGCTAATCCTCTAATTTTCTACCTTTCTTTTGGCATGTATTTGGATATCCAACAGTAGAACGGTAACTTCTGTTATGGAGCCAATTTTTCATCTTGCTTGAAAttttttatctttattttttGCTCAAGATGGTTCATAGTTCAATGCATCTCTCTTCGCTACGATGACCTGACTCTTACTTTGCACTGGACGGACATAGCATTAAGAAAATGTCAAATACATGATGTTTTTTTAAAGTGATTGAGTTTTCTTTAGGAGATTCAGTTGATTAGTGTGAGCCACTCTAAAGAATTATTCACCATAAAGGTGACTGTGGTGTTATATTGCTTGTCTTGAGTCTTGACGTATCAatatttcttttcaaatttgTAGGTGAATGCCAAACAAAAATTCCTCTGGTTATAATGACATCAGATGACACACATTCTCGTACAGTAGAGCTTTTAGAGTCAAATTCTTATTTTGGAATGGAACCTAATCAAGTAAAGCTTCTAAAGCAGGTACATAATGATCATCATGTCCTTGTTTAGAGAGTTCTTGGTAGATGTTATATGAATTCTTTAGAATGTGAAAAAGTTTCCCTTCCTTACAGGAAAAAGTTGCATGCTTAGATGATAATGATGCGAGGCTTGCAATAGACCCACGTAACAAGTACAGGATTCAGGTACAATTACTCATATTTGTAATCAATCATTATATTTTTAGTGTTGATAGATTTGAGAAATTGTGTATTCGCTCTCCATAAATAGTCATTTGGTTATATTCTATTTCCCTTCTCTGTGTCAGACCAAACCTCATGGACATGGTGATGTGCATTCACTACTCTACTCTAGTGGCCTCCTCACTGAATGGTATGTCATGAGTCATAAATGCGTTGTATGAAATCTGTTCATTAGTATAGAAAATCATCTCTATGCCTTTTAACTTAAAATCTACCGTCAACCATATTGACATCCTACATTatgaaatttaataaatatGTATGATAATCAAGTTTGTACTCACATGCATGGCAGGAGTGGTTAAAACTTGAAACTCTTACAGACATTCTGATCTTTAGCACATATAAAGTTGCATGTTTTTCTGTGAATTATGACTTCCTGATGAGGTGGTGATTATGCTTGTCTTCTAAAATATTAACTCTTTTTTATATGCttcaaatcttacaaataattaataaaatgTTGGTCCAGAGCAGTGACATTGCTGTAACACTATTTAAAAATTTTATTCTGAAATTCTACAGGCCGAATGCATGAAACTAATGTGACATAAGGCTTGGAAATTTTAAGTAGCAtgaaatgtgatttttttttttttaattctttacaGGCGTGACGCTGGTTTAAGTTGGGTTCTGTTCTTCCAAGATACAAATGGACTTCTGTTCAATGTAAGTTTCTTTTATCACTTCATGGACATTTTCCTACTTATTTGAGGATTTGTGGTTGAATGCACATTAAAAAAATCTATGTTCTTATACCTCTTTGTTTTATAGGCAATTCCAGCATCATTGGGTGTTAGTGCTACAAGACAGTACCATGTTAACTCCCTAGCTGTTCCACGCAAAGCAAAAGAAGCAATTGGAGGAATTACCCGACTTACTCATGCTGATGGTATGACACGAATCTACTCATATGTTTGCTGGATAACGTTAAGTGGTTGTGAAAGTCGTTTCCATATTTTATCTCAAATAGCCTGTTCtttccacttctttttttttttttttgccttttgtCTTTTCTAAGTTGATCAGCCAAAAGTCTGGCTGTGAAACCAATAGCAATTGCATCTCGTGAACTTTTATTTTCCATTGTTTAGTATATTCCTGCCTATGTTTAAATCTAAACTTGATTTCACAGCAGACTTCAATACTCAGGAAGATAAAGAGATACTATATCTTTAAAGATTTAGGTTTTGTTGATTGTCATTCAGTTGCCCTTCTCTGATGTCATAATTTCTTGAATTTCTGTTTATCTTATATATTAGGCCAGTATCCTTTCTCTAAAAAGTAAGAACCATATAAAATTCGTTTGTAGCTAACATTTATGTCTTCATCAACTGCAAAACTTCAGGGAGATCAATGGTGATCAATGTGGAGTACAACCAGCTTGATCCACTGCTTAGAGCAACTGGATTTCCTGACGGTGATGTCAACTGTGAGACTGGCTATTCTCCTTTCCCTGGGAATATCAACCAAGTAATCTTCTGCCACAGATTTTCATTCTCTTCTCACCTCTCACCTCTGCccctttttattttgtttcgtTTTTCTTTGGAAAGGCCTTTTAATGTAATTATCAATGGTTTTATGAAATGTCCTGCCATTAGCTTAGACTGAGGCTTATTATCAATTCGGATCATGTTGGATTTCTTTATATATTTCTCTCTGAAGGAATCAAGGATCATATGTAGTTGTATATGTAGGGACTAGATGCTACAGAGTACGTTGATAAATGATAGAAATGTCAATGGAGCTTAAAGATATGGATTCTTAGAGATAATTCATGTTTGACGACACCACATCTCATATTCTAATGCAATT is a genomic window containing:
- the LOC133739820 gene encoding UDP-sugar pyrophosphorylase; the encoded protein is MASAVVTEPNLQRNLHLLSAEQVELAKVLVEMGQTHLFEHWAEPGVDDDDEKKAFFDQVSRLNSSYPGGLASYIKTARELLADSKAGKNPFDGFTPSVPTGETLTFGDDSFMSFEETGVKEVRKAAFVLVAGGLGERLGYNGIKVALPRETTTGACFLQHYIETILALQDASCQLAEGECQTKIPLVIMTSDDTHSRTVELLESNSYFGMEPNQVKLLKQEKVACLDDNDARLAIDPRNKYRIQTKPHGHGDVHSLLYSSGLLTEWRDAGLSWVLFFQDTNGLLFNAIPASLGVSATRQYHVNSLAVPRKAKEAIGGITRLTHADGRSMVINVEYNQLDPLLRATGFPDGDVNCETGYSPFPGNINQLILELGPYIEELTKTGGAIQEFVNPKYKDASKTSFKSSTRLECMMQDYPKTLPPSARVGFTVMEPWLAYAPVKNNPEDAAKVPKGNPYHSATSGEMLVYRANSLILREAGVQVADPVQQVFNGQEIEVWPRVTWKPKWAVTFKEVKNKVSGSSSISQRSTLVIKGRNIFVKDLCLDGALVIDVADDKEVKVEGSVQNKGWILENVDYKDTSVPEELRIRGFRINKIEQLVKSEP